One Belonocnema kinseyi isolate 2016_QV_RU_SX_M_011 chromosome 6, B_treatae_v1, whole genome shotgun sequence genomic region harbors:
- the LOC117174059 gene encoding enhancer of split mbeta protein-like, whose translation MAPHTSYAAVGGMEYEEPVSRTYQYRKVMKPMLERKRRARINRCLDELKDLMVTALQAEGENVAKLEKADILELTVRHLHTLRAARRLTLTPESSYADRFREGFTQCAQEVSTFLSTPVAASVHPAAGAQLMRHLGGCLRRLEGPVSQANQSQGTTKKIGATSVPVAVNVPQVYTPPQSPMSVASSSGDSESSSAAVWRPW comes from the coding sequence ATGGCACCACACACAAGTTACGCTGCCGTTGGTGGAATGGAGTACGAAGAGCCGGTCTCCAGGACATACCAGTACAGAAAAGTGATGAAGCCAATGTTGGAGAGGAAAAGGAGAGCAAGGATCAACCGATGCCTTGATGAGTTGAAGGATCTGATGGTGACTGCACTTCAAGCTGAAGGTGAAAACGTTGCCAAGTTGGAGAAGGCTGACATCCTTGAGTTGACAGTTCGTCATCTTCATACTCTGAGGGCAGCCAGGAGGCTGACACTCACTCCGGAGAGCAGTTATGCTGACAGATTCAGGGAGGGATTCACCCAGTGTGCCCAGGAAGTGTCCACCTTTTTGTCAACTCCAGTGGCAGCCAGTGTTCATCCAGCTGCTGGTGCTCAGTTGATGAGACATCTTGGTGGGTGTCTTCGAAGATTGGAGGGTCCAGTGAGCCAGGCCAATCAAAGTCAAGGTACAACAAAGAAAATTGGCGCAACAAGTGTTCCGGTTGCTGTCAATGTGCCCCAAGTTTACACACCGCCTCAGAGTCCAATGAGTGTGGCAAGTTCTTCTGGTGACTCGGAGTCTTCTTCGGCGGCTGTTTGGCGTCCTTGGTGA